The Brassica oleracea var. oleracea cultivar TO1000 chromosome C6, BOL, whole genome shotgun sequence genomic interval ATAACTTAAATTTTGTTCAATAACAATGGATTTCAGAGTGTATTATAAAATAACAAGTTCAATAACACTTGATTTCAAAGTATTTTTTTAAATCTATGTTTGAATAACATTGTATCTGTTATTTTAATACAAATCAGTTCAAACTTAGAATATAAAAAATGATAGCGGGCTTAGTGGGCTTAATTTAGAAAAAGTGTCTTACGAGTGGAAACCGAACTGTGGTTAAAACCCAGAAACTGTCTTCGAATGTAATATTTTCTAATATACACGTCTCAATTATATTTATATCTCGTTATGTTATTAATGGAAAATGTGAAGGGCCATTTCGTCAATTTACATATCGGGTCAATTAACGGAGATGACGCATCCGGTGACCTTATCCCTTCGCCGGTGAGAAAAAAAAAAAAATCTCAGATCTTCCCAAACAACTTCAGATCTGAAAAATACATGGAGGAAGAAGACGAGACTCGGTCGCCAAAATCTCCTGGAGATTCCTTGTCACCAGCACCTTCCTCTCCTCCTCCGATTTTACCTACCAGCGACGTCACGGTGGCCTCTGCGACGAAACCGCCTCAATCTCCCTCGAGAAACGCGTTAGCTTTAGTGGTTCACACTCCTTCCGTTGTCGGAGGTAGCAGAAACGGACGAAGCGGAGGAGGGAGAGACGATTGTTGGAGCGAAGAAGCGACGAAGGTTCTAATCGAGGCGTGGGGGGAACGATTCTCGGAGCCAGGGAAGGGGACGTTGAAGCAGCAACAGTGGAAGGAAGTAGCTGAGGTGGTGAACGAGAGCCGTCAATGCAAGTATCTCAAGACCGATGTTCAGTGTAAGAACAGGATCGATACGGTGAAGAAGAAGTATAAGCAAGAGAAGGCCAAGGTCGCTTCTGGTGATGGGCCTAGCAAATGGGTTTTCTTCAAAAAGCTCGAGGCTTTGATCGGTGCTGGTGGCGGCAAGGCTCCAATGGGACGACGTCAGGGTAATAAAGGAACGGTTTTGAAGAGAGGCTCTGATTCAATGAAGTGGCATTTTAGGAAACGGAGTGCTTCCGAGACTGAGTCTGAGTCTGATCCTGAGCCTGAGGCTTCTCCTCCTGACTCAGCTGAGAGTCTCCCACCACCACCACCGTCGCAACTGGTGTCGAAGCGGTTGAAGATGGATGAGTTAGGAGGGAGTGGAGTTGGAGATGTGGCGAAGGCGATTCTTGGATTCACCGAGGCGTACGAGAAGGCGGAGACTGCTAAGCTGAAGCTGATGTTGGAGTTGGAGAAGGAGAGGATGAAGTTCGTTAAAGAGATGGAGTTGCAGAGAATGCAGTTCTTGAAAACTCAGATGGAGATAACTCAGAACCATCGAGAGGAGGAGAGGAGCAAGCCAAGGATCAATGATGATGATGATGATCGTAATGTCAAGAATAATGGCGATGTAAGTAGCTGACAATTGAACACACAAAATGTTTTATTGTAATACTGCAATGATTAAAAACGTCTCTAGATTGCTGGGTTAGGATTTGATGTTGCTGTTGTGCTTTATGGGATGTGTAAATGTAGAACTCTGATCATCATCATGCTGTTGCTGTTGTTGTTGTTGTTGTTGTTATGTTATCTTGTCTGAAACAATTGGCAAATAAAAAAACAAAACTTTGAACTTGAGTGTCCTGAAACTTATGTTTTCTTAGAAACAAGAAGACACAAAACCTCCTTAGAAAATATTCGCCATGTCTAAAAGTACAATGAGATTAGAGAAAAACCTTAGGAAGAAACATGTATTTGATTAGTCAGCATATGTATCCATAATTAAAACACCCTTAATTAAGGTAAAGCTAATAATTAACCTCACTAAATATATTCTTTCTCCCTTACCTCTCTACCTCTATAAAACCATTTTCCTTGCAGAAGAAGATAGAGACAATAATATAAAAACCCCAAATAGTTTGTAAAAAATATAATATATTGTAGTTATATTTTTGGATAACATTTTGATCGGATGGGGTTCCTACACAAGCTGTGGGATGATACGGTGGCCGGACCGGCGCCGGAAAGTGGTCTTGGAAAATTGAGAAAGCTTCATTCTTTATCCACCGTCCGATCTCCTCTATCCAGCATTACCAAGGCGAATAACAATGTCTGTGGACTCAGGAAATTGAAGATGGATCCCGGTCTTCTTCCGGATTCTCCGACCGTGTCAAGCATCAACCCGGGGACGCCTTTGACCCGTAATTATTTCTCCTCCTTCCTCTAAAACTACACAAAAGAAAATGTTAAAAAGACGAGTGATTATTTCCATTGTATTCATTTTGAATGGTTTCAAGGTGTTACGCAATGATAGATTTTAAATAGTTTTTTAAAGCATGTTAATGTTAAATTAAAGAACAAAAGAATGAATATTTTTATTTATGTTCGTCATATGTACCTATATAGTATAAACCTTTGTTATGTCTTAAAGAGTAAACCAATGGTATGTTCTATAAATATTTACGAAGGTCAATTCATATTTATCTTATACTAGTATAATTTTATTTCTATGAACAAAAATGAAAAGGTTTATAAACTATCTATGCAGCGGGAACACCATGTGATAACTTTGGACCATTCAGCGCCGAGAAAGTCCCTTCGGCCGGTGAAACCGATGCCGCAAGTCTCACTTCTTATGAATGGTTAATATAATCAACTCCGTCACCTTGTTTTGATTATAAGTCTCTTATATAACTGCAACATTGCCTTACATATAGTCTCATTTGCTTTGTGTTTATACGAAACTACAGGATTGTGATCAACGCATGCGCATTGGACCGTTGAAAACGACGAGAAAGAGAGACAGTGCTACGGGTTTGTATATAATATTATTAATAACCTAAGCATGTAATTATGTAAATAACAATAAATTTGTACATAAGTTTTTATACAAAATACAATACTACGTACTCCCTCTCAAACATGTCTAGACCCCAGCAAAATTTGGAACCCCAAACAAAACTCCCTTTTATTCTATGTTATTTTTATTGCTTGGCTTACAATCCTCGCGGACGCATCATAGCTTACAACCTAAGCAATAGAATCAACGGCTTTAAATGAGAGACACATACATGAGACTCTGAACAAGGTGTCGAAAATGATAAAAAAATATAATTAAGTAGAAGAGAAAATAAGGCATCACAGAGTGAAGAGACCAGAGTGAGTTTATTACTGAATAGTAAATGAGCTGCTGATGTGCCGCAGCTACATTCTGATAGCCACCTTCCGACATAGCTGCACTTGCTCCAGCTACATTGACATGTCTTAGAGAATGCTGAGCCTGGGGATGCATCTTGGCTAGACCAAGTTGCCTCTCATAGGCTAAGAGGTCAACGGGAGACAGACCAGGAACTGGCACTGCTGACACCGGGACTGGTGGGGGAAGTGGGTTTGAGGCTGTGCCTATTGGAGTTGGTTTGCTTCCCCAATTAATAATCAAATAAACATGGAGATGGGTTTAGGTGAAAACCGGTGAAACCAAAGCCTTTGTCTAGCTGAACACCGACCTCCTCAATCACTCCAGCGCTAAGTGTATGGAACATGCGGTGTAGATCAAGCTGAGTTACCTGACAACTCACACGACATGCCAAAAAAACCACCAAAAGTTGTCTCTTTGTGTTTATAAAGAGAGATTCCTAAAAAGTTGACAACTTACTTCTGAAGCAAGGTTTCCTACATGCACAGTGGTATATTGAGGATTGTTTTCAGGAGCTTCTTAGTTTGAGATCTCTCTACCATCCGCTGCGCCCTTTGTAAGTTCAACGACACTTTTTCCATCAGAGCTATGTTTGTCCTCGCCAAAAGTAGCACCTTTTGTCGCCCAGTTGCATCTGAGTTGTCTACTACTTAACCATTTTACCTGAGATGAGGTCAAGGAAACGTAGATTATACTACTGACAAAACTATATCAAAAGTCTAATCAGCCAAAAAGACATGTAAACTCCCAACAATTCATCACTGATAAGCTGCAAACACACAGAACACTGCAAAAGCATCCTTACAATATATGCATCAAGAAACCAAAGTTCACAATAGCTGCCTTTTGATTTATTCTAAACATTCATTTCATTTATTGCCGTTTCGGCATCCTGCAAATTCATTTGAACAATTTAAATCAAATATAAAGAGCTAAACAAACATTCACTCATGCACTGAAGAATACAAAACCTACTGATTGCGAAGGAAACAAACCCAAAGTCACTTAAGCGTCCAGTTTTCTGGTCCCACATTACTCTTGCATCCCTACATAAGAATAACAGGTTTTAGACCATATTAGTCTTTCACATTAATTAGTGATATAATAGTATAAACTCAATAATGTTGACCTACTTGTTTCGCTATCTGTGGTAGTGCGATATACATATCTTGAAACTATTTGTTTACCTGATTTTCAACTCTCATGCAACGTAACACAGAAACTGAGAAACATACCTTTTTCTAAGAATAATATAGCGTGTTGAATAAAGAATTCATATGTATAACATTATTTATGTCAATTATTATTCTTGCTTCGTTGCCTCTTTTTCAAAAAATTATTCTTGCTTCGTCACTAGTTTGATTTGTGTCATTTGATAACTAAAAGGATCCCAAATCAAGATGTATATTACACCAAAAAAACAAATCAAGATGTATATATGTAAAAGACTCAGCCATTTTTACCAATTGTTTAAGCTGGCTGGGACGAACTGCGATATATGTATATATCAACTCTCGACACACACAGAAAATAACAAGAACTTGATGACAAAATAAAAGGACAAGAAGTCAAATATATCATGTTCTTGGTGACTGTCTATAGTCTCACGTAGATAATATAAGATATATATATATATATATATATATATATATATATATCTTATAATAGGGTTGACACGGATCAAATATCCGGGTTTTCGAAAGATTCGTGATTTGATCTGTTTCGTTTAAATAATCAATTATCTGATCTGATTCGATTCGTATATGTCCCAGATATCTGAAGTTTTTATATTTGAACCAGATATCTGACTTGATCCATAAAATAAAATAAAAAATTTAAAATAAATAAAATATCCAAAAATAATATAAAATAAAAATATTTGATTACAAAAATAAAAAAATTATTTAGGTTTTTTTAAATTATAGTAACTAATATAATTAATTTAATAAATAAAAATATTGTAAAGCTTACATAAAATATAATTTTATATATATTTTTTCAAATATATGTGTATATGTGCATATAACGGATCAGATTGGATACCCGTTCGTAAAATTATTAGTATTTGTGATTTTCTTTGTTTCTTATGGATATTTAATATTAATATTTGTTTCGTAGAGTTATGAATATCCGAATTTTTTTGTTTGAATATTTACGGATAACCAATATTTACGGATATTTTGTCTAGCCATATACATTGCACTAGTTATCATGTGATATATCTACTATTAGGGTCGGCCCGCCCTACGGACGGAAAGTTATAATAAAAACTATTTTATTACGTTGAATAGTGTTTATCTTTTTATTTACAAAACTAATTTTAAGTTAACAAGTAGTGTTTGACCCAAAAATAGTACTTAGAGTTATGATATAAGATAATTATATTTGTAATAGTTTTCCAATGGTGTGGTTATTTTGTATTTAGTCGTTTGATGATGTTGGGATTTGTTTAAAATGAGGAAGTTATTATTAGAACAGTTGCAACACTTTTGAGAGTCACATATTTAGTTACCATTAGGAATTTATGTGAGGAAATATTATTTATTGAGAAATGCAATGTATATTTTTTGTGTAGATGAATAATTTAAATACTATTTGAAAACGTAAACGGACTAAGTAATAGAGAGACGATTAAATATAAGTACTTGTTGAGTGTGGTTCATATGAACTTTTTTAGCCTATCTTCTTAAATTAAAATTGTAGAAAGTGTGTATATTCACCGGTTCTTTTTGCTTACAACTTTATTATGCCTTGAACATATGCACCATTTTAAGTGACTTTGATGGGAGATCTCAAAAGTTGGAAGAAATTGGGTGTTGAGAATTTTGCTTACCGAGGTGGCATATTTGACCAATTAGATTTAGCTACTGATCCTAAAGCTTTTATATGAGAAGATTACATTCTTTGTGTTTAATTTTTAAAAATATTCAAGAATAGAAGATTCAAAATTTTACTATGTTCTTTATGTCTGGAAATTAGATTATATATCTTAAATAAAACCATTAAAAACATTATAAGAACTATATAAATTAACAAAAAAAATGAGTTAAAAAAACAAAACAACATCTAAGCAAAAGTGAGTTGACAATACAAATTGGAACATCGGAAAAAATACTAAAAAAATGTTTCATTTCTAATAATTGAAATCTCAAAATATATAGCACGCTCAAGAATCTGAAAGTAACTTTGGAAAATTAGAATCTTCACATACATATTAATGCATGTATTACATTTGCATGATAAAAAGTACAAATCTCTGAACCTTTCTATTAAGTATCCTAAGTTATATCTATATACACAATTCTTAACGCAAATTTAAAACTTTATACCCTTAATTTTAAACAAAATTTTAATCTTTAAACTATAAACTTAACCATAAACTTTATTCTTCATGAAAATACTTTTATAATTAAATGTATAAATTATAAAATTTTAATCTTAGATTTTATATTCAAATGGTTGATAACAAATGGCAAGGACTGTGTCAGATTTAATAATAGTCATTGATTAAATTTTAATCTAACGGTGGAGAATCAATTTCAACCTCTTTCTTTTGTCCTTTTATGTGTACTGAGAAACGATCCATAAACTTGTTTTCTTCACATTTTTTTCAGATTCAGATCTCTATCTTCTCATTACACGTTTCTCTTTTCTTCTTTCTCTTCTCTACGTTTCTTCTCTGTCTACTGATTTGTTTATTTTTTTCTCTGTTTTATTTAATGAATCTCGTCTTCTTTCTATCTCATCTTCTTCTGTGTCTCTGCTGAAGCTTGTCGTGTGCCGTACTCGTTCTCACCACTCTAGTTCATCACCTCTCTGTAATCTTCTTATTTGTATTTCCAAATCATTTTTTTCAGTTTGAGAGATTTTTGTTCATTTGTTTATACTCAGATTTGTTTGTTTTTTCCAGTCTCAAAATTCAAGATTAAAGGTGTGGAGGAAGAAGAAAAGCTCGACGGTGGTGGGATTTGAGAAAAGCGGAGCTGGATGGTGGATGCAACATGGCCACGTGGGAAGAACCGTAAAAATGGATCGAAGCGCGTTAGAGATGCTGGAGACTGGGCCGTCCAAAAATGGTGGGACACGTGTTGGCTTCTCAAGACTCGAATTAGTGATGTGTCCACCTATGTGGATAGCATATGGGAGAAGCAAACCCAACTTTATATATAAGGATATTCTCTCGCATTTAAAAGAATAGTTAGCAAAATGAGTTCATAGAGCTATGTAAGAGCAGCTTTAATGGTAAAAATCTGCTTGAATTTCTTATATATATATATTAATTTTAAAATAAAATATAGTTAAATAATTCATCTTCTAAAGTTAAACCAACACACAATTGACATTTGAATTTCTAGTGAGTTTCTGAATCCCTTAATTAAAAATTTTAAGCTATTCTCTCTCTTTATTTTCAATATTTTTCAATATTTTATTTTTCTTTATTTTTAATTATAAGATACTTTTTCAAGTTGTCCCGTTGAAGCTGTTCTAAATATGTGCCATTATTGAGACTAGGCCTGGACATTTTTTTCGGATCCGAAAATTTGAGCTGGAACCGACCCAAAAATACTCGACCCGAAATCGTACCAAAAATTTTATAAGTACCTAGTTCGATTGAAAATTGCTCTACCCAAAAAAACCATAACCAAAAAGAACCGATCCAAATAGACGCGGATCCGAAAAGAACCGACCCAAATAGACCCGACCCGTAAAAACCGATTCATATCCGACCTAAAAAGAGGAATATCTAAAACTATGATTTCATGTGTTTTATTTTCTATATTTTAGTTTATGATTTAATTGAAATGTTTTTATTAGCAATATGTATTATTATTTATATAACATTTTCAACTAATATGAAAATTTAAATGTCAAATTTACCGTTTATTTTTTTAAAAATTTCATGAATTTTTTTTTTTAGTTATTTGTAAAATTTTAGATAATATGAGGGATTTTGGCTAAATTTTGATGGAGGTGTTTCAGATCTTTTTTATTATAAATATCCGAATCCAACCCGCTATGGACTTGAAAATTACAGATATTTTACAGGTATTTTAATTATAGATCCGAACCGATCCAGAACCAAGAGGAACCGATCCGAAACCGAACCGAAAATTTCCAAATACCTAGTTAAGTCTAAATCTCTAGGACTCGAAATATCTGGATCCGAAAAGAACCGATCCAAACTCAAACTCGATCTGAGCCAGACCCGAAGACCCAAGCACACATGCCTTATGGAAACGAACACGTAAGGTAGTCATGTCGTAAAAACTTATCTACATTATTTATCTCTTGCGCATGAAGTAAACATCTTTCATCATAGCTTATATATGTCACTGGACCCTTTTACAAGTACTATAATATTCAACTTTTATGCCATATATATATATATCACCATCTCGTAACATTATATATACATAGATATATGGTATTAAAATAATGGAGTAATATGGTACGAATATATATGCTCAACTCTGGACAATGCATCAAAGACCATGTTATTTATTATTGATCTGTTCTCCCAAAATAACAACTCTGACACTCATATGGGTTTTGTGTTCAATTATTT includes:
- the LOC106296471 gene encoding trihelix transcription factor ASIL1-like translates to MEEEDETRSPKSPGDSLSPAPSSPPPILPTSDVTVASATKPPQSPSRNALALVVHTPSVVGGSRNGRSGGGRDDCWSEEATKVLIEAWGERFSEPGKGTLKQQQWKEVAEVVNESRQCKYLKTDVQCKNRIDTVKKKYKQEKAKVASGDGPSKWVFFKKLEALIGAGGGKAPMGRRQGNKGTVLKRGSDSMKWHFRKRSASETESESDPEPEASPPDSAESLPPPPPSQLVSKRLKMDELGGSGVGDVAKAILGFTEAYEKAETAKLKLMLELEKERMKFVKEMELQRMQFLKTQMEITQNHREEERSKPRINDDDDDRNVKNNGDVSS
- the LOC106299355 gene encoding uncharacterized protein LOC106299355 is translated as MGFLHKLWDDTVAGPAPESGLGKLRKLHSLSTVRSPLSSITKANNNVCGLRKLKMDPGLLPDSPTVSSINPGTPLTPGTPCDNFGPFSAEKVPSAGETDAASLTSYEWIVINACALDR